A stretch of DNA from Carassius carassius chromosome 22, fCarCar2.1, whole genome shotgun sequence:
ccttgataaatgtgctgtagctgattctgagcagatccaatgtggtctacctgggatcagtggtgctgagtgtgaagctatcaactgctgctttaacggacagcagtgtttctatggaAGGGCGGGTAAGTGTTCTCAATCTTTCGTTCGTGTCAAACTGATTCTCTGAATTTAACCTGCTCTTGTACCTTGTtctagtgactgtccagtgtattagagatggtcagtttgtggtagtggtgtctagagacgttactctgcctcgactgagtctggatacggttcatctactgggtggaaatgacccaccttgtgctcctgtggggtctacaccttcctttgctatataccagttccctgtgaccgcatgtggcacgagcgtGATGGTGAGCAGCAgctactggttttattctgcattgcttatgatggactggatgctgacacgttcctattcacaggaggacagcggatatgtggtgtatgaaaaccgaatgacctcctcgtatgaagtggggattggaccatatggttccatcacaagggacagtcattttgagtaggtgatccatGTCTTGGTGTGACCATTAAtccctgataaatgctacaagctcgctgtgtgtcgtccaggtttctcttccagtgtagatattcgggaacttccgtggaagctctggttgtggaggtcaactctgttcctccacctccaccagtagctgctcctggacctctcagggtggagctcagactggccaatggccaatgtgtcaccaaaggctgtgctgaaggtaaggtcttgtcctgtgtctgcctaaagcctttcaaactggagtctggttaaaccccagtgttgttcctcaggggatgaggcctacacgtcctattacagtgacgctgattatcccatcacaaaagtcctgcgagagcctgtgtatgttgaggtgcacattatggagaggaccgaccccaacattgtcctgacgctgggacgttgttggacgacttcaacccccagtccactcagtctcccccagtgggaccttctgatcgacggGTGAGTGTACAGCCAATCTTTATCCAGTTGgtctgctgggagaccctttctaactttctcttgttttcagatgcccttaccaggacgaccgctatctgaccacactggttccagtgactggatcgtctggtcttcagttcccaacccactacaagcgctttgttgtgaagatgttcacatttgtagatccagcctcactggctgctctgaaggaaaccgtatgcccccctttacttgaacatctgtatatttactacttgtggattctatgacttgagcctctttcttccctgtcagatcttcatccactgcagtacagaggtgtgccatccatcatctggctcttgtgagcaaagctgcactaggaaacgtgagttcttgctttctcttGACAAGAGGAACGGAGCATTTTAGAAGTGCATTCTCACTTCGAACAtttctctttcaggaagagacactcgtatcaaggctgtctctggggagcagactgtggtttctagtggagaagttactctggtcatgtaaatctagtgttttttttttttaataaactttgcaGAACCCTTAGGTGTCTTTGTCTATTGGCATTGTTTTGGTTCAGCAGAATGTGGGATTACATGCCTCTTCCCAGTGTTTTCCCCTCTCACTATTAAACCAAGGTTCCACAACCTTTTGTAAGGTTGTGCATTCCTTAATCCTTCCTCCAGTTGCTAACCTGGGGCCGCACAAGGCTCCCCTTATTcttttaatttgtcttccaaacaGTAGTTTGGTTCCCGACATTCACAATATAGAAAGtagttatgtggattacttgcggcttttgttttaaatacaactcAAATCGCTGAGCTCAAGTTTTAAGTGGAAATCAGTTCTCGACTGTCTTGAAGCAAACACGAAACGGTGTCAATTGTCTGCAACTCAAAGTAGTGatattaaaggaatacttcaccccaaaattgtGTCACTAATCCCTTACccccgtgttgttccaaacctgtaaaaacttcattcgtcttcgtaacacaatttaatcccttacttgtcaccccccattttcagcatggagacacaaatgacatacccaaaattaaaaggttgctgcttaggagtctttcttactagatacataatgttcccaaagctgacacttcaaagtttactgttcatgaatcagaattactcagactgttataaTAGAGATAAGCTCAAAcatgtcaataaaaatatttaaaacatactgaagtGTACTAAAtgatgtaggatatgattttagatacatgatgaagctaaagccacaagtctactaatacttcaCTTTGATATTTCAGAATCTGATCTCACAAAGTGTGAATTTTATTAAACCTTTTCTAAGACCATGTCATGTGTATTTTTAGAGAAGGCTCATAAAAGGCTAATAAAATTGATTTGACTCCTGGAATGCGATTATCTCTTGTTTGATTCTATTGTTCTTGCGAAACAAGCCTTTCACACAtcggccaggtatgacacaataatgataaatgaggattttcttttttttattccgcTACTATTAGCCTTTGTTTTGGGTATTTCAAGGTTTACCAAGCCACATCGCTTCATTtccagtatacatttaccccactattatcaaaagccttactataaaaatacaaaacattttcttacaacctttgacaatactacaaaatgcattatgaagaagatctgcacctgctatgtagctgcattagagctaacgttagcatcaagctacatgagactatttatgaaattattagtacacttttactcaaaactcactttaaaccctgaCTGAGTGTAATAACCTCCTTTTGGTCATTTACGGTTGTAaatatatgctatttatagccttttacgtcgctgcacaagttagcatttcagatgtacatttttaatattgttataaaaacgccccaaatctcaagaaaatcacataccaactattaactaacgtaatcgtgtgtttattatttggatatttcatgggtacagaggtttctctgtgttgttgtggtcagatatcaacacggaagtgtacaggaaatgcatcatgggcaggacagggcgggatatgatgcacaagacacgggcgaatccggtctctgtcagcgcgcacacggaagactatacacacagagacagggctgggagcggatcattatcatcagatcgcgtaaatcagtggaaaatgaatagaaattatgattctgtctgaagaaatatgaagtaaacatcagtaaatatatctctgtgtatatgcaacttttgactataaaccctatttgacacttttcagtgaatctatgagaacacaaaccactgcagacgtgactgaatatgaatgcttggtgaatttcATCCACCAGTCCAAACATTAGTTCTCTTTGGGTGTCATTTCGGCAATGATTTCTCAGAATTAtaactgacctgctactgcacaaAAAACCCCTTACGTCAGTACAGGTTCTGCAAGTTTGGCTCCCCAAATACTAAATTGAACTTAAGAGATGCCTGCCATTTTcctaacacaatggaaaaacctataaataaccCATCTGAAGGTGGAAAATGTTGATACTGGGAGTGCGCTTTTATTGTACATGGATTTAAAAGCATTAGAGATGTCAACAAGGAGCATTAGGAAACAGATTTAACTGAGCAAACCTATTTGGGGATGCAAGGAGAAAATTAAACTGCTCATTTGAAGTTACCAACACAAAGAAATCAAGTTCACTGCATAAGAGGCACGCAAAATCTGCAGTGCTTCTAGGAAGTGGACGTTCACGCAGAACTCCCAGAATTCCCTTTACAGCATCATGGGCAATGTATTCCACCTTTACAGTACTCATCAAaagggagctcacagcaggtccctTTAAAAGGGTTATTAACTTCCCTAACGTGAAAAGGGagcctttccttctggcaagAGAATAGGTACAGTAGGACTACCCGCTTCCTCGCTCAAATCAAttggttaaactagacaagaaaaaccgaagcaagaataagtttgctcccccacatttattgaagaccagccaaagtcttcttgtgctcttgaaccactacaggaccgagcgaggccttcccttcacactgaaggcctagaaaaagcagacaccagagttaagtgcttgaagggccaaaaaccaagcttaaaagcaccttcctacctccaaaaggagaagcagcagttccaccatcaggaccacatgtggagtcacagcaaccacaaacctggtggttcccatcagcagcaagccacctgcaatacgaaaaaaatcagacatggcacctttaatgtattcgtacgtggcatgaacatacccattggcaaaggaacaggatttgtggagcgcgtcactaggtgcagaagcaagagtggccttcagaacacacgttatgtagatctgcaagagacaccacgggtaaggggtc
This window harbors:
- the LOC132098466 gene encoding zona pellucida sperm-binding protein 4-like — its product is MAGSWCLVQISLVCAFCHAVPQWSKSLQDVQALMMQQTDQQFQLQKPVQQLTNQQFPLRKPVQQLTKPQFPLQKPVQQLTNQQFPLQKPVQQLPTPQFPLQKPVQQLPTPQFPLQKPVQQLPTPQFPLQKPVQQLPTPQFPLQKPVQQLTKPQFPLQKPVQQLTNQQFPLQKPVQQLPTPQFPLQKPVQQITKPQFPIQKPVKQQFQKPVVQAEPLDKCAVADSEQIQCGLPGISGAECEAINCCFNGQQCFYGRAVTVQCIRDGQFVVVVSRDVTLPRLSLDTVHLLGGNDPPCAPVGSTPSFAIYQFPVTACGTSVMEDSGYVVYENRMTSSYEVGIGPYGSITRDSHFEFLFQCRYSGTSVEALVVEVNSVPPPPPVAAPGPLRVELRLANGQCVTKGCAEGDEAYTSYYSDADYPITKVLREPVYVEVHIMERTDPNIVLTLGRCWTTSTPSPLSLPQWDLLIDGCPYQDDRYLTTLVPVTGSSGLQFPTHYKRFVVKMFTFVDPASLAALKETIFIHCSTEVCHPSSGSCEQSCTRKRRDTRIKAVSGEQTVVSSGEVTLVM